One Caloramator mitchellensis DNA window includes the following coding sequences:
- a CDS encoding Crp/Fnr family transcriptional regulator, which translates to MSVLQKELLFIKMGESNNYRKLFDKELKGHYKKIIYFKGEDIIKEGYRDEYIYYLDSGKVIIIKKDKKGDEYSIGYVMQDEFFGYSSYFELPEIATYKALNGCIIYAVDAIYLRRKIDESKELRKLAAHIVMNSVRTQGNRNSMLMLNDAKEVLLNFVLENVQKFGRIEANGDVSVEFDVNMGDISKALNLTRETVSRIFSSLKRKGIIETQRKYIRIRDMNGFLKQFRE; encoded by the coding sequence ATGAGCGTTTTACAAAAAGAATTGCTTTTCATCAAGATGGGGGAGAGCAATAACTATAGGAAACTATTTGATAAGGAATTAAAGGGACACTATAAAAAAATAATATATTTTAAGGGCGAAGATATAATAAAAGAAGGTTATAGGGATGAATATATATATTATCTTGACAGCGGGAAGGTAATCATAATAAAAAAGGACAAAAAGGGTGATGAATATTCAATTGGATATGTTATGCAAGACGAGTTTTTTGGATATTCGTCATACTTTGAGCTTCCTGAAATAGCTACGTATAAGGCGTTGAACGGTTGTATTATCTACGCTGTTGATGCAATATACCTACGAAGAAAAATAGATGAATCTAAGGAGTTGCGTAAACTAGCTGCGCATATAGTTATGAATTCGGTAAGAACTCAGGGAAATAGAAATTCAATGTTGATGCTCAATGATGCAAAGGAAGTATTATTAAATTTTGTCCTTGAAAATGTTCAGAAGTTTGGAAGAATCGAGGCAAATGGAGATGTATCTGTTGAATTTGATGTGAATATGGGAGATATTTCAAAGGCATTAAACTTAACTAGAGAAACTGTTTCAAGGATTTTTTCTAGCCTTAAAAGAAAAGGAATAATCGAAACTCAAAGAAAATACATTAGAATTAGGGATATGAATGGTTTTTTAAAACAAT